From the genome of Polypterus senegalus isolate Bchr_013 unplaced genomic scaffold, ASM1683550v1 scaffold_2756, whole genome shotgun sequence, one region includes:
- the syt15 gene encoding synaptotagmin-15 has translation MDMLISVCYYLKSVAQVSSKILPQRTLQISLFIIDKQKRHQPIGYINYDMKDMAEGTLLWKDLEGGIMETSSDIAELQASLNYNENLQRLTVVVLRARNLHLSGTKEEIILKVCLQGQDEMVKTKKTSVKKGEPILIFNEKFSFQLPPSRLDRTCLCLSVYEGICFVGCVLLGPYMYARGKELDHWTDMISKPKELVKEWHILKKTAESKGSF, from the exons atggatATGCTTATATCAGTCTGTTATTACTTGAAATCTGTTGCTCAGGTGTCCAGCAAGATTTTACCCCAGAGGACCCTGCAGATCTCACTCTTCATCATTGACAAGCAGAAGAGGCACCAACCAATTGGCTACATTAACTATGATATGAAGGACATGGCAGAAGGCACGTTGCTCTGGAAAGATTTGGAGGGCGGGATCATGGAG ACATCCTCAGACATTGCAGAACTCCAGGCATCTCTTAACtacaatgaaaacctacagcGCCTTACGGTGGTTGTACTTAGAGCGAGAAATCTTCACTTGTCCGGAACAAAAG AAGAGATTATCCTGAAGGTGTGTCTACAAGGCCAAGATGAGATggtgaaaacaaagaaaacatctgtAAAAAAGGGCGAGCCAATCCTCATCTTCAATGAGAAGTTTTCTTTCCAACTGCCCCCATCCAGGCTAGATCGCACCTGCCTCTGCTTGTCAGTCTATGAAGGGATAT GTTTTGTGGGTTGTGTACTGCTGGGACCATACATGTACGCACGTGGAAAAGAGCTTGATCACTGGACGGATATGATCAGCAAGCCCAAGGAGCTGGTAAAGGAATGGCATATTCTCAAAAAGACAGCTGAGAGCAAAGGCAGTTTCTAG